The Chryseobacterium phocaeense genome includes the window GCTTCAATCTTTTGTTGAGTAGAACCTGTCCACCCTAACCCAGGTCTTGCATTAGCTGACGCAATATAGGTAGTTGTTGCAGCTGCATTTGCACCTAACCAAACAGCATTAGATCTGATTGCTTCTTCAAATTTAGCTTGTGGGCTAAATGCAAAGATAGAAGGCCATCTAAGAGCAGCTTCAGCCTGAAGAAAATTACTTTCTGCACTTGACATCAATACTCCCCCACGTGTATTATTAACATCAATAACATCATTCCAGGTAGCTACAGCAGCAGATCCGGCAAAGTTCCCAATACCAAGTTTTGAAGTGTTGGTATTGCTGATAGGAGCTCCAGGCTGGCCAGGAACCGCACCCTGTCTTATCCCTTTCAATCCTGTAAATGCATTTCCGTTAGAATCAACAGACGTTACGTTAGTAAATAATCTGCTTCTTCTAGGATCTTTCAATCCTGTAAATTTAGAATAATTACTATCATTTAATATTACATTCCCTTCTAAAGTGTTTGCTATATGCTCGGAAGCTACAATAAGCCCATAGTTCTGAACCTGAGTTCCACTAGAAAATCTAGCCCACGTTAACATATACGGATTCATTTGATCATCATTAGCAGCAGTATACCCAGGATTAACCACTACCTCTTCATTGATAAAATCTGCACCGGAAAGAGTCTGTAGTTTAGCATCTCTGTATGTTGCCAGATCACCAGTAACTTTAGACATTCTAACCAACATTCTCAGTTTAATGGTATTGGATAATTTTTCCCATTTTTCCATATCGCCATGGAAAACAATATCTGCAGCTCCCGGATCTTCAGCATTAGCATTTCCTGCCGCTATAATAGCGTTTGCTTCTTCTAAGCTTGTAATCAATTTTTTATAAATTTCTGAATCCTGATCATATTTCGGAGTCATATTGTCTCTTCCTTTGAACGCTTCAGAATAAGGAGCATCGCCATAAAGGTCAACAATATACTGCATATAATAGGCTTTCATAACTTTTGCGATTGCAATATAATTATCCTGCTTATGATCAGCATTAGGATAGATTTCTATTTGAGCAAAGTTGGCGATCCTAGGATACAACCCCCAGATACCTGTATAAAAAGTATTGTCTATGGATCCTAAATTAAATTCTCTGGAAAACGCACCTCCAAAGCTATAGGTATTTCCGGCCCAGCTGTTCATCATTAAATTTCCAAACTGTACCATTGTATTTGCTTGCGTTCTGTAAGCTGTACTCACTGCTCCCGGAAGGATAAGGTCCGGCGTGATCGCTTCTGCCTGTATCGCATTAGGGTTATCATTGACATCCAGATAATCGTTTGAGCAGGAAGTCGCCGCTACACTTAATGCCACAATTGACAAAGCTGTTATAAATTTATTCTTTTTCATGTTATTCAATAATTAGAAAGTTACGTTTAAGTTGAAACCAAAGTTTCTGATGGTAGGATACTGTCCTGTAGATGCTAGACCGGCACCATTTCCGCTGGTTGTAGCTGTTTCCGGATCAGCATAGTTCCTGTTGCTCTTTGCATAAATCGCAATAGGATTTCTTGCATACACTCCTATGGTTAATGAGTTTACAAACGTGCTTCTTAATACAGATTTTGGAATATCATAGCTCAATGCAATTTCTCTTATTTTAAACGCAGTACCATCAATTACATGTTCCTCACCCACTCTTCGGAAGTTACCATTGGTAAAGTATTCATTTGTTCCAAAGTAAGAAGCATCATCTCCTACCGGTGTTGTATTAGGTACATATTGTCCGTTCACCAGTTGTACTGAGTTTGGTACTACATACCCCTGGCTTCTGTCAAAGGTTGCAGTCTGCTCAAGGTGTCCTGCATAAGCCAGCAATTCTTTGGAAAGTGGTACAAAGCTGTTTCCAGTTCTGTAATCCGCAACAGCGCTTAATGTAATTCCTTTAAACTTAAATGAAGTACTGAAACCTAAGATGTAATCAGGATTCACTTTTCCTAAAACTTCCAAAGTAGAAGTAGCTAAAGGATTCCCGTTACTATCAACAATGATATTTCCGTTAGGATCTCTTTGATATTTAGTCCCTTTAATCATTGGGAAATCTTCTCCTACTATTGCGTAAATTCCTACCGTTGGTCTTGAAATTACGTTCAACGGAGTTTCGTTGGAACCATCAGCCAAGGAAAGAATCTCTGTTCTGTATGTAGAGTAAGATCCTCTTATTTTCCACTCAAAATTTTGTGTCTTGATCGGAGTAAAACCTAGGTCCAATTCAAATCCTTCGTTACGGCTGTCTCCAATATTATTAAGAATACTAGTGATTCCGGAAGCAGAAGAAGTAGTAACCGATGTGATCAGGTTACTGGTATCATTTCTATATACTGACCCATCAAAAGTAATACGGTCATTAAAGAAACCTAACTGTAAACCAGCTTCTTTAGAGTTATAGAATTCAGGCTCAATGTCCGGAGCGTAGAATGTAGCTGTAGGTAGTGATGATGATAAATTACCGAAAGGATATCCTGTTGGGAAAGCCCCCACACGGTCAAGACCATACACAGGAATAGTCTGTACGTTACCTACTCTACTGAATGATAAACTCACTTTAGCATAGTTCAATACTTTTCCTTTGATATTTTCAAATGCTTTTGTAGGAATAAATGATCCCCCTACTGAATAGTAAGCAAAACCTTTATTTGAAAAAGGCAATGCATTTCCATCAATATCTCTAGCATTTAAGCTGATCAGTGAACTTTTCTCATATCTGAATGTAGAGTTTAAGAATAAATAATCCTTATAACCAAGATCCAGGTTGGCAAACCATGCGTAAGATCTTACCTGTGTTTTGCCGTTATCAAGTTTATAGAACGGATCCGGATTCAGAACGTTGGTAATATGATACCATCCCGGTATTTTTAGGTTGGTTCCTCCTACCTGCGTTGTAGAGCTGGTATTATCTTGAATATTATGCCCCAAGTTAAGCTTCATATTGATATCATCCGTAAGATCATAATCAAAATTAGCCATTAAATCTCCATAATATCTGAATGTGGAACCTACGGATTTATAATAATTAGAAACTATCGGCTCTCTGGCAAAAACTCCATCACTTGGAGAATGTCCGTCCAGATAAGTTCCTGTTCCTGAATACACTCTGTCATAAGCAAAGGCATTCAGGTGGCTTTCTGCAATAGAAGATCCTGATGCTACTGTTCCAGCGTATGTAAAGGAGATATTTTTATTTAAATTATATTCTAGATTAATTAGCCCTGTAAATATTCTACTCTTATTGTTATATCTCTCATTATCGATGGTCCAATAAGGGTTTGTGATATAAATTGAATGACTCGCATCCGGAAGAGAGTATCTGAACTTTCTGATATCAACGTTCGTTGGGGTCTGAAGCAACTGATCATACAAACCAGCAGAAGTTTCCGAAGTACTCAGATCAAGGTAATTAACGTTACCATCGATTCTGAATTTTCCTAGTTTCTTACCTGCTTTTAAGATAAAGTTATTTCTTTTAAGCTGATCATTTTCTACAACGAAATCATTCTGAGTTCTGTTGGCTGATAAAAACACATATGAATCAGATCCTCCGGCAGAAACTGAAATCCCGTTTTGAATTAGAATTCCTGTTTTAAAGAAATTAGCTACGTGATCTTTTTTAGGAGAAAAAGTATCTTTAAGAAACTGGTTGTTAGCCTGTGGAAGACCTACAAACAATTCCTGCCCTCCCAATACGGAGTTATAAGCCGGCCCCCATGCCGAGTTCTCGTAAGGAGTCCAGGTTGTTCCGCCATACTCTGTAATATCAAAAGCATCTCCAGGCCACCCTTGTCCATACAGTTCCTGGAAATAAGGAAGTTTATATACTGAAGAAAAATCAATTGAGTTGGTTAATGAAAACTGCAGCTTTTCAGATCTGGATCCTCTTTTGGTTGTAACAATTAAAACACCATTACTACCCTTTTCACCGTAAAGAGCTGCTCCCTGCATCCCTTTGATAACGTTGACGTTCTCTATAATCTCAGGAGGTAAATTCTGGTAGATCCCCATGGTAGAGATCACCCCATCAATAACCACCAAAGCCTGGTTGTTACCCGAAATAGATCTTGGACCTCTCAAAACAACTCTTGCCGTAGAATTTACAGAAGTATTTGTTGTGTTGATCTGAAGTCCTGAAACTTTTCCGGTAAGAGCCAGAACAGGGTTTGGATTGTTCGCCTGAGTGATTTCGGCAGCATTCACTACCTGGTTAGAAGATGTAACCGCATCCTGCCTTTTTTTAAGACCGAGTGCACCTGTAACAACAATCTCACGGATGTCATTAACCTGTAAAGTATCACCTTGCGTATTTTGGGCACTTACCATCCCAAAAGAGGCAGTAAGAACGACCGCTAAAACACTAGTAGTTAATTTCTTCATATTTAAATTGATTATTTTTTTTATCGATTGCAAATATGTGAAACTTTCTTAAAATCACCAAACTTTTCGTTAAAAATATTTAATTTAACGAATAAGTTCACACAAACAACATAAATACATAAAAATACTTCAATAAAAAATACATATATCAATAAATACCAAAAATACCCCATTTTAAACACAATACAATTATTGCTTCATATGGAAACAATATGTTTATAAAAACAATTATATCCATCAAAAGAACATATTTTCAAGAAAATGAACTTTTGCTAATTTTACCGTATTTTTATAGCATAATTTAAAGAATTCTATGGATTTACTGCACAAATGGACAGACCTGTATATCGAAGCGGGATGTGATGAAGTGGGAAGAGGCTGCCTCAGCGGGCCTGTAGTTGCTGCAGCTGTTATCCTGGATGACAGTTTTGAACAAAATCTGGTTAATGATTCCAAGAAGCTGACATTTAAAACAAGGATGGACCTGGACAGTTATATCAAAGACAACGTAAAAAATTACGCCATTGCAGAACTGTCCCCCTCATTCATTGACGAGCATAATATCCTTAATGCAAGTATCCATGCCATGCACCGTGCTCTCGATCAATTAACCATAATACCTGAACTGATTCTGGTAGACGGAAATAAATTTCATCCTTATAATTATATCCCTCACCAATGCATCATCAAAGGTGATTCAAAAGTGCTGTCTATTGCAGCAGCTTCTATTCTGGCAAAAAATTACAGGGATAGATTAATGATAGAACTTCACGAAGAGCATCCTGAGTATTGCTGGAACACCAACTTTGGATACGCCACAAAAGCCCACCAGCAGGCTTTAATAAAATATGGTCCTACAAAACACCACCGGCAGTCTTTCAGATTAAAATATGATTAACTCCTGCGACTTAACGGAATCAGGGTTGACAAAATAAAAAAGAGAAGCAAAATTTGCTTCTCTTTTTATATATTATTTCTGAATTATTTCTTTTTTCTCTGCTGCTCCTGAACCTTTTGCTGCTCCTGAGCCTTCTCCATCATTTCTCTCATTCTCTTCTGGAACTTACCTTCAGCTTTCGGCTTTTCTTTATTCGCCTGGATCTGTGCATGGATTTTCTTTTCATCCAGGATTAAGTATTTAATAACAAGGATAATCAGAATGTTGATCGCATTGGATACAAAATAATACCATGAAAGACCGGATGCTGATGTATTCAGGAAGAACAGGAATGTAATCGGGAAGATATACATTAACACCTTCATATTAGGCATTCCCTCCTGTTGAGGCTGCTGCATATTCCCTGAGGTCATTACGGTATAAATCAAGATAACAATCGTACAAGCCAATGCAAAAACACTTAAGTGATCTCCCAGGAATGGAATTTTGAACGGAAGTTTAATCAAATCATCATAAGCCGTTAAATCTTTTGCAAACCAGAATCCTTTCCCTCTCAGGTCAATAAAGTTCGGGAAGAAACGGAACAAGGCATAGAAGATAGGAATCTGAACCAATGCCGGCAGACATCCTGCCATCTGGTTTACTCCCGCCTTACGGTAGATTTCCATCGTAGCCTGCTGTTTCTTCATTGGATCTGCATCCTTCAGCTTTGCATTTACTTCATCTATCTCAGGACGGATCACTTTCATCATCGCACTCAGTTTATGCTGCTTATACATAATCGGCGATAAAATCAGTTTTACAATGATCGTCATTAGAAAAATTACCCAACCTGCAGTAAGTCCCCATTCTGCGATGATATTATACATCGGCATGAAGAACCAACGGTTCATCCATCCAATGAATGACCATCCTAATGGTAAAATTTCGTCAAAGTTTTTATCATAAGATTTTAACAGAGGTAAGTCAAGCGGCATAAAATACCAGGTAAAATCCTGATTCAGCTCGCTTCCGGTCATCTGTACGAATCCTTCAAAATTAAGTTTCTTCAGATATTCCCCTTCTTCTATGGTTTCCTGGTTTCCTTTGCTCTGTGTGAAACCGTTTTTAGCTTCAATCACGGAAGAGAAGAACTGCTGCTTTACCCCAATCCAGTTCAGGGTCTCTTTTTCCTCACTCATATCCGTTCTTCCATCATAATCATAATCTTTATAATTATTGAAAGCATAGGAGAATTCAGAGTGAGACTGTTCCTGAGCTCTACCTTTTTCAAGGTTTCTTACACTGTAATCCCAGATAAAGTCTGCTTTGTTATCTGCAGTAACCGCAGACAAGCCTTTTGTTCTTACTTTAAAATCAAGGGTATATTTTGGAAGCAATGTATAGACAAACTGAATGACAGCACTGTTATAGTTGGCCGTCATCGTTACCGTATTACCATTAACAGCCGGTGCAAAAACCAGGTCTTTGGTATTGATTACTTTTCCGGTTTTGTCTTTAAACTGGAAACCGTAGTTGGAGTTTTTCTTATCGATCAGATAAAGCGGAAGGTCTGCATTATCTGTTTTATGATTATATGCTTTGTATTCCGAAAGCTGTACTTTGGAAACCTGTCCTCCTAAACTGGAGAATTCCACATTCAGTTCTTTGTTGGTCAAACTGGCTGTCTGAATAGCTCCCGGAGTGACATTTGGATTGATATTGCTTGCCTGAGTCTGTTTTACAGCATTTTTTACCTGCTCTGTTTTCTGTTGCTGAGCTTTTTCCTGCTCTTCCTTCGCCTGCTTGTTCTGGAAATAGAACATGAATCCGAAAAGAACCAAACATAAAACGGCAAAACTGATCATCTGACTTTTATCGATTCCTTTGTTTTGTTGCATTTTATTTTTATATTAAAATTTTACCTGTTAAAAATATATGGACCAGTGTCCGTAATTTGAGCTGACAAAAATACTGTTTTTTTATCAAAACTCTATGCATTACCATGTTACTATATAATAAACTCAAGCTGAGAATAATCAGCCTGAGTTTATGATAAGACGTTTATGGTTGTAAATTACCTTATTTCGTTTCGCAAGCCTTGATAAATGCTCTGAAAAGAGGATGCGGCGTTGCTACCGTACTTTTGTATTCCGGGTGATACTGCACCCCAACATAGAACGGGTGTCCAGGAAGCTCAAGCGCCTCTACAAGACCTGTTTCAGGGTTGGTACCCGTGGCCAGGAAACCGTTCTTTTCAAACTCCTGAAGATAATCACTGTTAAATTCATAACGGTGACGGTGTCTTTCCGTAATATTTTTAGTTCCGTAGATCTCGTTTAATCTGGACCCGTTTTTAAGGGAACACTTCCATGCTCCAAGACGCATGGTTCCACCTTTGTCCACAATATTCTTCTGCTCTTCCATCAATGAAATTACAGGATCAGGGGTTGCGGTATCAAATTCCATTGAATTCGCTTTGGTATGTCCCAAAATATTTCTCGCAAATTCAACCGTCATGATCTGCATACCCAGACAGATTCCCAGCATTGGAATTTTATTCTCCCTTGCATATTGCGCCGTAAGTACTTTTCCTTCAATCCCTCTGTCTCCGAATCCGGGTGCTACCAGAATACCGTTTACCCCTTTCAGGGTATCTTTGATATTATCCGCAGTGATATCTCCACTGTACACCCATCTTACTTTCACCTCTGTTTCAAGGTCTGCACCGGCATGTTTGAACGACTCAGCAATAGAAATATAGGAATCCTGAAGAGATACATATTTTCCTACCAACGCAATTTCTACCGTTCTTTTAGGGTTCTGGAACTTTTTAAGGAAACTTTTCCATTCTTTGATATCCGCTTCTTTATCGCTTTTAAGGTCTAAACCTTTCAGCACCACATCATCGAAATTCTGCTTCTGAAGATAGATTGGAACTTCATAGATAGTTTCAAGATCTTTACATTCTATCACATTATCTAATGGAACATTACAGAACTGAGCCAGTTTTGCTCTCTGATCTTTTGGGATCTTATGTTCCGTTCTGCACACTAAAACATCTGCCATAATTCCGCTTTCCATCAACTGACGAACCGAATGCTGCGAAGGTTTTGTTTTCAACTCACCGCTGGAAGCCAGATAAGGCAATAGCGTAAGGTGAATCACCATAGAGTTCTTCTCACCCAGTTCCCACTTCAGCTGGCGTACTGTTTCAATGTATGGAAGTGATTCAATATCCCCTACAGTTCCTCCGATCTCAGTAATGATGATATCGTAGTTCTGCTTGGAAAGCATTTTGATTCTGCGCTTGATCTCATTGGTGATATGAGGAATAACCTGAACTGTTTTTCCTAAGAAATCTCCTTTTCTTTCTTTTTCAATAACAGTCTGATAGATTTTCCCTGTAGTAACGTTGTTGTTTTGGGAAGTAGGAGCATCAAGATAACGCTCGTAGTGACCTAAATCCAGATCCGTTTCTGCACCATCTTCGGTTACATAGCATTCTCCGTGTTCATATGGATTCAGTGTTCCCGGGTCGATGTTGATATAAGGATCCAGTTTTTGGATCGTTACGTTAAAACCACGTGATTTTAACAAAAGTCCCAGAGAAGCAGACACGATTCCTTTTCCCAAAGATGAAGTTACACCTCCTGTCACAAAGATGTACTTTGTATTCTTTTTACTCATTAGATTAGGTTTGTGCAAAGTTAGGGGAAAAAGAAATACAAAGCAATTATTTAGATTTTGAAAATAGAAAAACCCTTCTCCGCCAATGTGCAATTCTGATTAAAAAAATTATCTATATTTGATATAAACAATGATAAAAAGCGATAACCATCATGATCTCGGTATATAAATTAAAACCCAGGTTTCAGCAGCTGCTCACCCCGGTTTTATTATTTCTGCACAGGAACCACATTACGGCCAATCAGATTACGGTAGGTTCAATTGCTCTTTCTGTGATCATTGGAATACTATTCTGGAATGCTGATCTTTCAAAGTGGTTTTTCCTGAGTCTTCCGGTAGGGCTTCTGCTTAGGATGGCTTTAAATGCCTTAGATGGGATGATGGCCAGGAAATTCAACCAGACCAGCAGACTTGGAGAAGTTCTCAATGAAGTGGGTGATATTGTTTCTGATGTGATCATCTTTTTTCCGCTCCTTAAATTCCAGCCGGAAAGCCTGTACCTGATCGTTATTTTTATGATTCTGAGTGTCATCAATGAATTTGCAGGCCTGATGGGAAAAATTGTAGGAAAAGAACGCCGTTATGACGGACCTATGGGAAAAAGCGACCGGGCTCTCGTTCTTGGAATTTATGGCCTTGCTGTATTTTTCGGGGCAGATATTTCAGGAATATCACAATATATTTTCAGTGCAATCATCCTGCTGCTTACCATCAGCACTTATATCCGGTTAAAAAAATCCCTGCATGAGTCCTGAAGAAAATAAATTTGCAGATGTTCCGCTGCGGGTAAAAACGTGGATTTATATCATTATTGTTTTTGCTGCAGGAATTTCACATCCGTTTGCTATGAAAATTTTTGTTTCATGGATCAGTTTTCAGGGCTTCTCAGAGTTTTTAAAATTGTTTAAAATAAGTTCGAATACAATAATTCCTTCCCTGTTTATTGGAATTGCACAGTTTTTCCTGCTGCATTTTTTCAATATTGAAGATTACTTTTTATACAGCTGTGCGATATCAGCCTTTATATTACTATATTTTATTCTGTTAAAAACGCAGTTAAAACAGATTTATGGAATTATTATAGCTTTGCTGGTCTGCCTTTTTGCATTCCCCCATTTATTATTCATCCGGGAAACTGTCTCAGGCTTGAATGCCATTGTTTTCATTGTTGTTGTGACCGAACTGAACGATGTTTTCCAATACCTTTCCGGTAAGTTTTTCGGAAAGCATAAAATTACCCCTCAGATCAGTCCCAATAAGACTTTGGAAGGACTGATCGGTGGTGTGTTTCTCACCATACTATTAAGCAATATTCTGGGTTTCTTTTTATTGAAGACTGATATTCTTGTCAATACAGTTTTAGGAACCCTGCTTGGACTGTCAGGGTTCTGCGGCGATGTTTTCATGTCTTACCTGAAAAGAAAAGCCCACATAAAAGATACCGGAACTCTTCTTCCCGGACATGGTGGCCTTCTTGACCGAATGGACAGCCTGATCTTTAATGCCCCACTATTCTTCTGGATATTTCCTCTCCTTTTAAAAATGTAAGATCATGAACGAAAAATTTAAAAGAGCTGTTCTTTTTTCAGGAGGCGGAACCCGGCTGATGATCTATCTCGGGATGTTTGCAGCTTTGGAGGAAATGGACAGGAAGCCCGATGCACTGATCGCCTCTTGTGGCGGAGCATTTGCAGCAGCAGTCATCAATGCTTTCCCAGATACTGTTTCCAGAAAAGAATACCTGAAATCGGAGGAATATTTCAGGTTTGTAATGAATACTACTTTAACAAGACATAAAAAATTATCCAACATAGGTGTTTTCACTTTGAAAAAATTGTTGGACAAAAGAAATGCGCCCTTCGCCGAAGACGTTTTCAGCAGATATCTTGTTGAAATGCCCCAGGATTTAACTGAAGTTTTTCCTTCGTTAAAAAATGTACAATTTTCTGAAAGAATCCCTACTCTGATCATCGGTTCCGAAATCCTTTTTGATCCGAAAGAAGCAGGCCAGGAAAGGAACGACAGAAAACTGTACCGGAAGATTATTTTTACAGATTCAAAAACGGCGGAGAAAATTACTCCCGAAGAAATTACACTTCAATCTGAAAACCTGAAAAACTCAGCAGTAGAAAAAAATATTGAGATTAGAACAGATGTTTCCCTGCTTGAAAGCACCCGGATTTCCGTTTCGGATATGTTTTATGTGGAACCTGTTTTTCTTGAGGGGAAATATTTTGCAGGAGGAGCTATTGATCTTATTCCTGTTGAACTGGCTCAGCATATTGCTGATGAAATCATCATCGAAAAAAAACAGTCGTACGGCTCAGCTGAAGAAGCATTGGTCCGTGCAGTACTGGGTTTCAGCGGCAACAAGAGACTTTCAGAGATTGAGAAACTTCCGGCTTCTATTCATATTGACACTTCAAATATCAAAGAAGATCTGAAAGGCCATTACCTTAAAAAGGAAATCAACTGGAAAAAGCTGGAAATAGATTTTTCTTTTCCCAAGAGCCACAGGCAGTTTACAGAGGATATGGAAATACAGTGGCAGTATGGGTTTGATCAGACAATGAAGGCGATCCGGAGGTAATTTTTGAAGAATAACAGGTTTTTGGCTAAAGCCGATTGGTATTGTTTTTATTTTCAGTAAATGGGCTAAAGCCCGTTCCTACCGATGTATAGAAAGCATTTTTGTTTTTTTTGACCGCACATTTCTCAGATTCACACAGATGATACCGGATATTTTTTATTTGGAAATTCAAAAATCTTTGATTTTTTTAACTCAAGTGTTCTTTTATCTGTTATTTTTTTCATCTTAAAGAAACTAAAGTGTTTAAGAACTTTTGCCACTTTTGTGGTTAATAAACTTACCCTATTGTTCAAGTTTCAGTTTTAAAATCTATTTTTACATCAATTTCAAATCACAGTTATCCTATGAATGTTTTTATCGCAGGCGGAACTTCCGGTATCGGTTATGCTTTGGTCCGGCATTATCTTGAAAAGGGATATGTTGTGGGGATCTGCGGCAGAAATCCCGGAAAAGTTGTTGAGAAGGGATTTGAAAATCTACAGATATTCCAGGCGAATGTCTGTGACCTCCATTCCATTACTTCTGTCCTGCAATCGTTCCTTAATAATGATAAAAACCTGGATCTCTTTATTAACTGTGCAGGGAGCTATGCAGAAGATGTAGCGGGTACTATTTCCTACGAAGAGACTGAAGAAATGCTTCAGACTAATATTTTAGGGACGGCTAATTGTTTTGAAGCTGCGCGGAAAGCCATGAAAGAACAGAAAAAAGGAAGTATTGCAGTCATAGCCTCTGTTTCCGGAATTATGAACTATGAGAATTCCAGTCTGTATACCAAAACCAAACGATCTGTAATTCAGATGGCGGATGCTTACAGACGGGCTTTGAAACCATTTGGAATCTCAGTAACGGCAATTGCTCCCGGATATGTAGATACAGAGAAACTAAGGCAGCTTAATCATAACGACTTAAGTAAAAAACCATTCTTAACTGATGTTCAGACTGCCGTTACTATTATTTCAGCTGCTATTGAAAATCACGAAAAGCTCGTTATTTTTCCGGCAAAAATGAAATGGATGATGAAATTGTTATCCATACTTCCTTCTTTTTTATTAAATATAATCATGTACAGAAAAGCCCGATGGATGAAAGACGACCGACCTTAAAACAACAGATCTATGCATTGATCCTGTGTGCGGTTGTATTCATCGTTGTTTACAATTTTGCGGCGTGGTATGCTTCAACATTGGAAAAGGTTCCTTCTTTTGTCTTCAATTTTGAGAAATATATTCCGTTCCTGCCCTGGACGATTATCGCGTACATGACCAGCGGCATTTTTTTCTGTCTGGTATTTTTTTTCTGCACAGACAAAGAACAGCTTAAAGTTTTAACCAAAAGAATGCTTTTTGTTACCATAGCGGCAGGCTTGTGTTTTATTGCATTTCCGTTGAAGTTTTCTTTACAAAAACCAGCTGTAGAAGACCTTTTTCTGAATTATCCCTATCAGTTTCTGAAAATATTTGACTCTCCTTTTAACCAGTCTCCCTCGCTGCATATTGCTTATGCTTTTATTTTCTGGACGGTTTTCAGCAGGATAAAAAGTTACCGGACTTTTTTAATGCTCTGGCTCCTTTTTCTTGGAATTTCCACACTCACCACCTATCAGCATCATGGTATCGATATTCTTTCAGGAACTATCCTGGCCCATGCCGGTTTTATTATTTTCCCTTACCGTAAAAATGATTTTCATTACAGAAACTTTTATATCGCTAATTTCTACT containing:
- a CDS encoding SusD/RagB family nutrient-binding outer membrane lipoprotein; its protein translation is MKKNKFITALSIVALSVAATSCSNDYLDVNDNPNAIQAEAITPDLILPGAVSTAYRTQANTMVQFGNLMMNSWAGNTYSFGGAFSREFNLGSIDNTFYTGIWGLYPRIANFAQIEIYPNADHKQDNYIAIAKVMKAYYMQYIVDLYGDAPYSEAFKGRDNMTPKYDQDSEIYKKLITSLEEANAIIAAGNANAEDPGAADIVFHGDMEKWEKLSNTIKLRMLVRMSKVTGDLATYRDAKLQTLSGADFINEEVVVNPGYTAANDDQMNPYMLTWARFSSGTQVQNYGLIVASEHIANTLEGNVILNDSNYSKFTGLKDPRRSRLFTNVTSVDSNGNAFTGLKGIRQGAVPGQPGAPISNTNTSKLGIGNFAGSAAVATWNDVIDVNNTRGGVLMSSAESNFLQAEAALRWPSIFAFSPQAKFEEAIRSNAVWLGANAAATTTYIASANARPGLGWTGSTQQKIEAIMTQKWIALTNVNPTEMFIEYNRTGYPWTPLAVTAQQANKPYRLIYPFSEYAANAANVPNMSAADIFVKNQLTPFWNQN
- a CDS encoding ribonuclease HII; the encoded protein is MDLLHKWTDLYIEAGCDEVGRGCLSGPVVAAAVILDDSFEQNLVNDSKKLTFKTRMDLDSYIKDNVKNYAIAELSPSFIDEHNILNASIHAMHRALDQLTIIPELILVDGNKFHPYNYIPHQCIIKGDSKVLSIAAASILAKNYRDRLMIELHEEHPEYCWNTNFGYATKAHQQALIKYGPTKHHRQSFRLKYD
- the yidC gene encoding membrane protein insertase YidC: MQQNKGIDKSQMISFAVLCLVLFGFMFYFQNKQAKEEQEKAQQQKTEQVKNAVKQTQASNINPNVTPGAIQTASLTNKELNVEFSSLGGQVSKVQLSEYKAYNHKTDNADLPLYLIDKKNSNYGFQFKDKTGKVINTKDLVFAPAVNGNTVTMTANYNSAVIQFVYTLLPKYTLDFKVRTKGLSAVTADNKADFIWDYSVRNLEKGRAQEQSHSEFSYAFNNYKDYDYDGRTDMSEEKETLNWIGVKQQFFSSVIEAKNGFTQSKGNQETIEEGEYLKKLNFEGFVQMTGSELNQDFTWYFMPLDLPLLKSYDKNFDEILPLGWSFIGWMNRWFFMPMYNIIAEWGLTAGWVIFLMTIIVKLILSPIMYKQHKLSAMMKVIRPEIDEVNAKLKDADPMKKQQATMEIYRKAGVNQMAGCLPALVQIPIFYALFRFFPNFIDLRGKGFWFAKDLTAYDDLIKLPFKIPFLGDHLSVFALACTIVILIYTVMTSGNMQQPQQEGMPNMKVLMYIFPITFLFFLNTSASGLSWYYFVSNAINILIILVIKYLILDEKKIHAQIQANKEKPKAEGKFQKRMREMMEKAQEQQKVQEQQRKKK
- a CDS encoding SusC/RagA family TonB-linked outer membrane protein, with the translated sequence MKKLTTSVLAVVLTASFGMVSAQNTQGDTLQVNDIREIVVTGALGLKKRQDAVTSSNQVVNAAEITQANNPNPVLALTGKVSGLQINTTNTSVNSTARVVLRGPRSISGNNQALVVIDGVISTMGIYQNLPPEIIENVNVIKGMQGAALYGEKGSNGVLIVTTKRGSRSEKLQFSLTNSIDFSSVYKLPYFQELYGQGWPGDAFDITEYGGTTWTPYENSAWGPAYNSVLGGQELFVGLPQANNQFLKDTFSPKKDHVANFFKTGILIQNGISVSAGGSDSYVFLSANRTQNDFVVENDQLKRNNFILKAGKKLGKFRIDGNVNYLDLSTSETSAGLYDQLLQTPTNVDIRKFRYSLPDASHSIYITNPYWTIDNERYNNKSRIFTGLINLEYNLNKNISFTYAGTVASGSSIAESHLNAFAYDRVYSGTGTYLDGHSPSDGVFAREPIVSNYYKSVGSTFRYYGDLMANFDYDLTDDINMKLNLGHNIQDNTSSTTQVGGTNLKIPGWYHITNVLNPDPFYKLDNGKTQVRSYAWFANLDLGYKDYLFLNSTFRYEKSSLISLNARDIDGNALPFSNKGFAYYSVGGSFIPTKAFENIKGKVLNYAKVSLSFSRVGNVQTIPVYGLDRVGAFPTGYPFGNLSSSLPTATFYAPDIEPEFYNSKEAGLQLGFFNDRITFDGSVYRNDTSNLITSVTTSSASGITSILNNIGDSRNEGFELDLGFTPIKTQNFEWKIRGSYSTYRTEILSLADGSNETPLNVISRPTVGIYAIVGEDFPMIKGTKYQRDPNGNIIVDSNGNPLATSTLEVLGKVNPDYILGFSTSFKFKGITLSAVADYRTGNSFVPLSKELLAYAGHLEQTATFDRSQGYVVPNSVQLVNGQYVPNTTPVGDDASYFGTNEYFTNGNFRRVGEEHVIDGTAFKIREIALSYDIPKSVLRSTFVNSLTIGVYARNPIAIYAKSNRNYADPETATTSGNGAGLASTGQYPTIRNFGFNLNVTF